Proteins encoded in a region of the Cyanobacteriota bacterium genome:
- a CDS encoding transglycosylase domain-containing protein → MTSPTPTPPKTLLGQMTQVVKRVQSRIDFSKLRLRPDAKVAKLLVREPNSPEAKSYPLVGDRYVFGRSSKCDIQINSSIVSQVHGSLTCDRHQQSRFVIRDENSTNGIYQGKRRIRKATLYHNDVLTLGPPDLADAVQLQYYNPPPPHVRALRVSLYSLTGLFAVVALYLALEWISTPVDLKRVPAPGPVVVYARDGQPLNTVRADTHRDLPRLSDFSRYLPKAVVASEDSRYYWHLGIDPLGIARAAFFTLVGVQREGASTITQQVARSIFRDHVGTDDSIRRKIREAIVALKLEMVYGKDTILLTYLNRVYLGSGNYGFEDAARFYFDKPAQQLTLSEAATLVGMLPAPNNFNPIRDLKTAEGLRNRVINRMADLRMISSEEARQGLLTIIQVSPKAREALQQERSLAPYFYDYIYSELQSKSPYLAQQGNLIIETSLDLKMQAEADKALKQTIAEIGASTGIEQGAIVTLDAKTGEILAMVGGVDYQKSQFNRAAQALRQPGST, encoded by the coding sequence ATGACCTCGCCAACGCCAACACCACCCAAAACCCTGCTAGGGCAGATGACGCAAGTCGTCAAGCGGGTGCAATCCCGGATTGATTTCTCTAAGTTGCGACTGCGACCCGATGCCAAGGTTGCCAAGCTGTTGGTGCGAGAACCCAATAGCCCAGAGGCAAAATCCTATCCCCTCGTGGGCGATCGCTACGTGTTTGGGCGCAGTTCCAAATGCGACATTCAAATTAACAGCAGCATTGTTAGTCAGGTGCATGGCTCACTGACCTGCGATCGTCACCAACAGTCCCGCTTTGTTATTCGGGACGAAAACTCCACTAATGGCATTTACCAAGGCAAGCGTCGCATCCGCAAGGCCACTCTTTATCATAACGATGTACTGACCCTAGGGCCGCCTGACCTAGCCGACGCAGTGCAACTGCAATACTACAACCCTCCCCCGCCCCATGTGCGCGCTCTCCGAGTTAGTTTGTATAGCCTTACTGGCCTATTTGCTGTTGTTGCACTATACCTGGCTCTAGAGTGGATCAGTACTCCTGTTGACCTTAAGCGCGTTCCTGCACCGGGGCCGGTCGTTGTCTATGCCCGTGATGGCCAACCTCTAAACACTGTCAGGGCTGATACCCATCGAGACTTACCCCGCCTGTCTGATTTCTCTCGCTATTTGCCAAAAGCAGTTGTTGCTTCCGAAGATTCTCGGTATTACTGGCATTTGGGCATCGACCCACTGGGAATTGCTCGTGCTGCGTTCTTTACCCTAGTTGGGGTGCAACGGGAGGGGGCTAGTACCATCACCCAGCAGGTGGCACGCAGCATATTCAGAGATCATGTGGGCACAGATGACTCTATCCGGCGCAAAATTCGAGAGGCGATCGTTGCCCTCAAACTAGAAATGGTCTATGGCAAAGACACCATTTTGCTCACCTATCTCAACCGGGTGTATCTAGGTAGTGGCAACTATGGCTTCGAGGATGCTGCCCGGTTTTACTTCGACAAACCTGCCCAGCAACTAACCCTTTCAGAAGCTGCCACCCTGGTGGGAATGCTCCCAGCACCCAACAACTTCAACCCGATTCGAGACTTAAAAACTGCTGAGGGATTGCGTAACCGGGTGATTAATCGCATGGCAGACCTACGCATGATCAGCAGCGAAGAAGCCCGTCAAGGGCTGTTGACTATCATCCAGGTGTCACCGAAGGCGAGGGAAGCCCTACAACAGGAACGCAGCCTAGCCCCCTACTTTTACGACTACATCTACTCGGAGCTACAGTCTAAATCGCCCTACTTGGCCCAGCAGGGAAACCTGATCATTGAAACCAGCCTAGATTTGAAGATGCAGGCTGAAGCTGACAAGGCGCTCAAGCAGACGATCGCCGAAATTGGAGCCTCAACAGGGATTGAGCAGGGAGCGATCGTCACCCTAGATGCCAAAACTGGCGAAATCTTAGCCATGGTTGGTGGTGTAGACTACCAGAAAAGTCAATTTAATCGTGCTGCCCAAGCCCTACGACAACCTGGCTCCACCTT